Part of the Roseomonas sp. OT10 genome, TCTCGCCGAGGTAGTTCAGCGCCTGGAGCATGGACGTCAGTTCCAGTGCAGCTTGTTCTCGAAGATCGTGGAGCGCTTGCCGCGCAGCACGATGTTGAAGCGGTAGGCCAGGCTGTCGAGCGGCACGCCCGCGCGCAGGTCGAGCGAGGCGATCAGCCGCTGCACGGCGGCCTTGTCCGGGATGGTGGCCATGATCTGGTCGTGCGGGATCAGCGGGTCGCCCTCGAAATACATCTGGGTGATCAGCCGCTGCACGAAGCCCGATCCGAAGACGGAGAAGTGGATGTGCGCCGGGCGCCAGGAATCCACGTAGTTGCGGAAGGGATAGGCGCCGGGCTTCACCGTGCGGAAGGAGTAGTGCCCCTCCTCGTCCGTGACGGTGCGGCCGCAGCCGCCGAAGTTCGGGTCGATCGGCGCCAGGTAGGTGTCGTTCTTGTGGCGGTAGCGGCCGCCGGCATTGGCCTGCCAGAACTCCACCAGCACGTTGGGCACGGGCT contains:
- the pcaH gene encoding protocatechuate 3,4-dioxygenase subunit beta, producing the protein MADTGARALQRDRQKLVQHEFMMRDRAIHPPAFTPIYKTSVLRSPRLALFSLQNSLAEVTGPVFGHNELGPLDNDLILNYAKDGEPIGERIIVHGQVLDENAKPVPNVLVEFWQANAGGRYRHKNDTYLAPIDPNFGGCGRTVTDEEGHYSFRTVKPGAYPFRNYVDSWRPAHIHFSVFGSGFVQRLITQMYFEGDPLIPHDQIMATIPDKAAVQRLIASLDLRAGVPLDSLAYRFNIVLRGKRSTIFENKLHWN